A single Candidatus Binatia bacterium DNA region contains:
- the rpsK gene encoding 30S ribosomal protein S11, translated as MAKEKEEAGAKAPEKVAAPKRRKTKKIVSEGVAHIHSTFNNTIITISDPVGNTIAWSSAGSVGFKGSRKGTPFAAQLAAENAAKKAAEYGLRSVQVYVKGPGAGRESALRSLQAAGFAVSVIKDVTPIPHNGCRPPKRRRV; from the coding sequence ATGGCGAAGGAGAAGGAAGAGGCCGGAGCGAAGGCGCCCGAGAAGGTGGCGGCGCCGAAACGCCGCAAGACCAAGAAGATTGTGAGCGAAGGGGTGGCCCACATCCACTCGACGTTCAATAATACGATCATTACGATTAGCGATCCGGTGGGCAACACCATCGCCTGGTCGAGCGCTGGTTCCGTCGGCTTCAAGGGCTCGCGGAAAGGCACACCCTTTGCGGCTCAGCTGGCCGCTGAAAATGCTGCCAAGAAGGCGGCGGAGTACGGCTTGCGCAGCGTCCAAGTGTACGTGAAGGGACCGGGCGCCGGCCGCGAATCGGCTCTGCGCTCACTGCAAGCGGCGGGTTTCGCTGTGAGCGTCATCAAGGACGTCACACCGATCCCGCACAACGGCTGTCGGCCGCCGAAACGCCGGCGCGTCTGA
- the rpmJ gene encoding 50S ribosomal protein L36, producing the protein MKVRASVKPVCKKCKVVRRAGVVRVLCSNPRHKQRQG; encoded by the coding sequence ATGAAAGTGCGGGCATCGGTAAAGCCAGTGTGCAAGAAATGCAAGGTAGTCCGGCGTGCGGGGGTGGTGCGGGTCCTGTGTAGCAACCCGCGTCACAAACAGCGCCAGGGCTGA
- the rpsM gene encoding 30S ribosomal protein S13, whose translation MARIAGVDLPRNKRMEVALTYIHGIGRPSARKILAQAKVDVNKKTDVIGDEELVKLRQIIDSYKVEGDLRRDLAMNIKRLMDIGAYRGLRHRRNLPVRGQRTHTNARTRKGPRRTIAGKKAAPSK comes from the coding sequence ATGGCCCGTATCGCAGGGGTAGACCTCCCACGCAACAAACGAATGGAAGTAGCTTTGACCTACATCCATGGCATCGGCCGGCCGTCGGCACGCAAGATCCTGGCGCAGGCCAAGGTGGATGTGAACAAGAAGACCGATGTGATCGGCGACGAGGAGTTGGTCAAGCTCCGCCAGATTATCGATTCCTACAAGGTGGAAGGCGATCTCCGGCGCGACCTCGCCATGAACATCAAACGGCTCATGGATATCGGCGCCTATCGCGGCTTGCGCCATCGTCGGAACCTGCCGGTGCGCGGACAGCGAACGCACACCAATGCACGGACCCGCAAAGGACCGCGGCGGACAATCGCCGGCAAGAAGGCAGCGCCCTCCAAGTAA
- the rpsD gene encoding 30S ribosomal protein S4 — protein MARYTAAVCRLCRREGLKLFLKGERCYTDKCAIERRNYPPGMHGQGRSKFSEYAVQLREKQKVKRIYRLMERQFHRYFGAAEKAREITGEKLLLLLEQRLDNMVYRMGFATSRGEARQFVRHGHFRVDGRKVDIPSYLLRPGQVVTVGEPSRSVARILEALEQAERRGVPDWLEVQREAFSGRVKALPTRADLTMPINEKLVVELYSK, from the coding sequence TTGGCTCGTTACACTGCAGCAGTCTGCCGGCTCTGCCGGCGCGAGGGCTTGAAGCTCTTTCTGAAAGGAGAACGGTGCTACACCGATAAGTGCGCCATCGAACGGCGCAACTATCCCCCCGGCATGCACGGCCAGGGGCGTAGCAAGTTCTCCGAGTATGCCGTGCAGTTGCGCGAGAAGCAGAAGGTGAAACGCATCTACCGGCTCATGGAACGCCAGTTTCATCGCTACTTCGGCGCCGCAGAAAAGGCACGGGAGATCACGGGCGAAAAGCTCCTCTTGCTGCTTGAACAGCGCCTGGACAACATGGTGTACCGGATGGGCTTCGCGACCTCACGCGGCGAAGCCCGACAGTTCGTGCGCCACGGGCACTTCCGCGTCGACGGCCGCAAGGTGGACATCCCGTCGTACCTGCTCCGTCCGGGGCAGGTCGTCACCGTGGGCGAACCGAGCCGCTCTGTCGCCCGTATTCTCGAGGCCCTGGAGCAGGCGGAACGGCGCGGCGTGCCCGATTGGCTCGAGGTGCAACGCGAGGCGTTCAGCGGCCGCGTGAAGGCGCTGCCGACCCGCGCGGATCTCACCATGCCGATCAACGAGAAGCTGGTGGTCGAGCTGTACTCGAAGTGA
- the map gene encoding type I methionyl aminopeptidase produces MISLKSPEEIEVMRAANMIVAEVLAELCQRVRPGVATSELDRIAEEITRRRDAVPAFKGYEVHGRVFPASVCISINEEVVHGIPSDKRFLHEGDIVGIDFGVRYQGFYGDAAITVPVDRADSEAERLMRATHEALWAGIERVQVGQRLGDVSAAIQERVEREGFSVVREFVGHGIGKRLHEEPQVPNFGKVDRGVRLREGMVLAIEPMVNAGVPDVIIKEDGWTAVTKDGSRSAHFEHSVAVTEKGPYVLSQP; encoded by the coding sequence ATGATATCCCTGAAGTCGCCTGAGGAGATCGAGGTGATGCGTGCTGCCAATATGATCGTTGCCGAAGTGCTGGCGGAACTGTGCCAGCGCGTGCGGCCGGGCGTCGCCACCAGTGAGTTGGACCGTATTGCGGAGGAAATCACGCGCCGCCGCGACGCGGTACCGGCGTTCAAAGGATACGAAGTCCACGGACGCGTTTTTCCGGCCAGTGTCTGCATCTCGATCAATGAGGAGGTGGTGCACGGTATACCGTCCGACAAACGCTTCCTGCACGAAGGGGATATTGTCGGCATCGACTTCGGCGTTCGCTACCAGGGGTTTTACGGAGATGCGGCGATCACAGTGCCCGTGGATCGGGCCGACTCGGAAGCGGAACGCCTAATGCGTGCTACCCATGAGGCGCTGTGGGCGGGTATCGAACGGGTGCAGGTTGGGCAGCGGTTGGGGGACGTGTCGGCGGCGATTCAGGAGCGCGTCGAACGCGAAGGTTTTTCCGTGGTCCGCGAGTTTGTCGGTCACGGCATCGGCAAACGATTGCATGAAGAGCCGCAAGTGCCTAACTTTGGTAAGGTAGACCGGGGCGTGCGCCTGCGCGAGGGCATGGTGCTGGCGATCGAGCCGATGGTCAATGCCGGCGTACCGGACGTGATCATCAAGGAAGATGGCTGGACAGCAGTCACCAAAGACGGCAGCCGCTCCGCCCATTTTGAGCACTCAGTGGCAGTGACGGAAAAAGGGCCGTATGTGCTCAGTCAACCGTAG